The following proteins are encoded in a genomic region of Shinella zoogloeoides:
- a CDS encoding uroporphyrinogen-III synthase has protein sequence MHVLVLRPEPAAARTADRLAALGHEAVRLPLSKAEHAVDAVKAALAEPHGAIAVTSAEMARLFEGIGGAPAAHRDTTVFAVGEATAQAMRQSGFTNVLNAEGDGESLAGLIAAHVRAKGPLPHPLLYLAGNPRGPGFEARLAAAGIPFRTVEGYRMVPLAPTREAVEAALLHPIPDAVLLYSRESACAFFALAPLAEAPARFAALRLLCISANVAAAVPQGFPARVAIARAPSEESLLALL, from the coding sequence ATGCACGTCCTCGTCCTTCGTCCCGAGCCTGCGGCGGCACGCACCGCCGACCGGCTCGCGGCGCTCGGACACGAGGCCGTGCGCCTGCCGCTCTCGAAGGCCGAGCATGCCGTCGATGCCGTGAAGGCCGCCCTGGCCGAACCCCATGGAGCCATCGCCGTCACCAGCGCGGAAATGGCCCGCCTGTTCGAAGGGATCGGCGGCGCCCCCGCCGCGCATCGGGACACCACCGTCTTCGCCGTCGGGGAAGCAACCGCACAGGCCATGCGCCAGAGCGGTTTCACCAATGTCCTCAACGCGGAAGGCGACGGCGAAAGCCTTGCCGGGCTGATCGCGGCCCATGTCCGCGCGAAGGGACCGCTGCCGCATCCCCTCCTCTATCTCGCCGGCAATCCGCGCGGCCCGGGTTTCGAGGCCCGGCTGGCGGCGGCCGGCATTCCGTTCCGCACCGTGGAAGGCTACCGCATGGTGCCGCTCGCCCCCACCCGCGAGGCGGTGGAGGCCGCCCTGCTGCATCCGATACCCGACGCCGTGCTGCTCTATTCGCGGGAGAGCGCCTGCGCCTTCTTCGCCCTTGCCCCCCTTGCCGAAGCGCCGGCGCGCTTTGCCGCCCTCCGCCTCCTCTGCATCAGCGCCAATGTCGCGGCGGCGGTGCCGCAAGGCTTTCCGGCCCGCGTCGCCATCGCCCGGGCACCGAGCGAGGAAAGCCTTCTCGCGCTGCTCTAA